A portion of the Leifsonia sp. EB41 genome contains these proteins:
- a CDS encoding DUF5107 domain-containing protein codes for MSVLPSSFPLPPAPESQRDDAVAAWSEPVALRTYEPGEPGRLPAFLESRVYQGSSGRVYPLPFIESVSHDATERSWQAVHLENEYLRLVILPELGGRVHIAVDKTTGQDFFYRNDVIKPALVGLAGPWISGGIEFNWPQHHRPATFLPMDWTIEREADGSATVWCSDHDPFSRMKGMHGIRVRPGSAVLEARVRLFNRTETTQTFLWWANVAVRVHDEYQSFFPTDVHIVADHAKRAATAFPAADRPYYGIDYAARADRDDPAYVADDADRIDWYRNIPVPTSYMCVASEDDFFGGYDHSTALGFAHVADHHIAPGKKQWTWGNAPFGWAWDANLGDDGSAYVELMAGVYTDNQPDFSYLAPGETKTFSQYWFPYHGIGPLTQASTELALSLVVEGDGAERTASVGLAATRVFAEVGLRLLDAEGATVWSERVAAAPGQPVRATVPVAAAGDLDLVAEVDGVERLRSTTRYRDAAADGFETATEPPAPAEIDSIDELYLTGVHLAQYRHATRSPEPYWQEALRRDPGDSRSNIAVASARLSAGRLAEAEAHLRSALRRQTRRNPNPADGEASYLLGVVLAETGRDRDADDAFAKAAWTYAWRAASALARARIAARTGRWEDALGLAEQTARLDPDQLQAVAVRVIALRALGRESEAAHALAAARALDPLDAWLNDLTGAHSATDAGTLRDLAEEYRSLGLSADALRILDAAAEAAVSRPVPGAGDPLALVHYARAELLDELARPEEAAAALQAAREVSADRCFAGVRDDALLLERRIERTGDGRAHALLGHWLYFHRRYEEAIHHLERAVEQDAGDAVSLRGLGLAAYNVQGRPDEAVRRYRQAVQAAPGDAKLRYEADQLARRVGASPQDRLDALADAADLIAERDDLALAYAELLVLVGRHEEAAALLSARRFSPWEGGEGETIRVWTLAQRAIAGEALALGDPGRAVAALAKAVDVPASLGEAPHPLANRSDLLLAFGDASQAAGLTSAAEDAWRAAASSAGDFTTMSAVPHSPMTYYSVLAARRLGDLDRAARLTAEFADYVEAARRQHATIDYFATSLPTMLIFTEDVEQTHRELIAVMDAELALLDGAAARAAATLTELADRDPAAPLVRELLAEAESAYVN; via the coding sequence ATGTCCGTTCTTCCCTCGTCGTTCCCCCTCCCTCCCGCACCGGAGAGCCAGCGCGACGACGCCGTCGCCGCGTGGAGCGAGCCCGTCGCACTCCGCACCTACGAGCCAGGCGAACCCGGCCGGCTGCCGGCCTTCCTGGAGTCCCGCGTGTATCAGGGCTCGTCCGGACGGGTGTACCCGCTGCCGTTCATCGAGTCGGTCAGCCACGACGCGACCGAGCGCAGCTGGCAGGCGGTGCACCTGGAGAACGAGTACCTGCGCCTGGTGATCCTGCCGGAGCTGGGCGGCCGCGTCCACATCGCCGTGGACAAGACGACGGGTCAGGACTTCTTCTACCGCAACGACGTCATCAAGCCCGCGCTGGTCGGCCTGGCCGGCCCGTGGATCTCCGGCGGCATCGAGTTCAACTGGCCGCAGCACCACCGCCCTGCCACCTTCCTCCCGATGGACTGGACGATCGAACGGGAGGCGGACGGCTCCGCGACCGTGTGGTGCTCCGACCACGACCCGTTCTCGCGAATGAAGGGCATGCACGGCATCCGGGTGCGGCCGGGCAGCGCGGTGCTGGAGGCCCGGGTGCGGCTGTTCAACCGCACCGAGACCACCCAGACGTTCCTCTGGTGGGCGAACGTCGCCGTGCGGGTGCACGACGAGTACCAGTCGTTCTTCCCGACGGACGTGCACATCGTCGCCGATCACGCGAAGCGGGCAGCGACCGCGTTCCCCGCAGCCGACCGGCCCTACTACGGGATCGACTACGCGGCGCGCGCCGACCGGGACGACCCGGCGTACGTCGCCGACGACGCCGACCGCATCGACTGGTACCGCAACATCCCGGTGCCCACCTCCTACATGTGCGTCGCGAGCGAGGACGACTTCTTCGGCGGCTACGACCACTCAACCGCGCTCGGCTTCGCACACGTCGCGGACCACCACATCGCTCCCGGCAAGAAGCAGTGGACCTGGGGGAACGCGCCGTTCGGCTGGGCGTGGGACGCGAACCTCGGCGACGACGGCAGCGCCTATGTCGAATTGATGGCCGGCGTCTACACCGACAACCAGCCCGACTTCTCGTATCTCGCTCCCGGGGAGACGAAGACCTTCAGCCAGTACTGGTTCCCGTACCACGGCATCGGCCCGCTCACTCAGGCGTCGACCGAGCTCGCGCTGAGCCTGGTCGTCGAGGGCGACGGGGCGGAGCGGACGGCGAGTGTCGGGCTCGCCGCCACCCGGGTGTTCGCGGAGGTCGGCCTCCGGCTGCTCGACGCGGAGGGCGCGACCGTCTGGTCGGAGCGCGTCGCGGCCGCGCCGGGACAGCCGGTCCGGGCGACGGTGCCGGTCGCCGCCGCCGGAGACCTGGACCTGGTCGCCGAGGTCGACGGCGTCGAGCGGCTGCGCTCCACCACGCGCTACCGGGACGCGGCCGCCGACGGCTTCGAGACCGCGACCGAGCCGCCCGCCCCCGCGGAGATCGACTCGATCGACGAGCTCTACCTCACCGGCGTGCACCTCGCGCAGTACCGGCACGCGACGCGCTCGCCGGAGCCGTACTGGCAGGAGGCGCTGCGCCGCGACCCAGGCGACTCGCGCTCCAACATCGCCGTCGCGTCCGCCCGCCTCTCCGCCGGACGCCTGGCCGAGGCGGAGGCGCACCTGCGCTCGGCGCTCCGCCGGCAGACACGCAGGAACCCCAACCCCGCCGACGGCGAGGCGTCGTACCTCCTCGGTGTGGTGCTGGCCGAGACCGGCCGCGACCGGGACGCCGACGACGCGTTCGCGAAGGCGGCCTGGACCTACGCCTGGCGTGCGGCCTCGGCGCTCGCCCGGGCGCGCATCGCGGCGCGGACCGGCCGCTGGGAGGACGCCCTCGGCCTCGCCGAGCAGACCGCGCGTCTCGACCCCGACCAGCTCCAGGCGGTCGCCGTGCGCGTGATCGCGCTGCGTGCACTGGGCCGGGAGTCGGAGGCGGCCCACGCGCTCGCGGCGGCACGCGCCCTCGACCCGCTCGACGCCTGGCTGAACGACCTCACCGGCGCACACTCCGCCACCGACGCCGGGACGCTGCGCGACCTCGCGGAGGAGTACCGCTCGCTCGGCCTGTCTGCCGACGCGCTCCGCATCCTTGACGCGGCAGCCGAGGCGGCAGTGAGCCGACCCGTCCCCGGCGCCGGCGACCCGCTCGCCCTCGTCCACTACGCCCGCGCCGAGCTGCTCGACGAGCTCGCGCGGCCGGAGGAGGCCGCCGCCGCCCTCCAGGCCGCCCGCGAGGTGTCCGCCGATCGCTGCTTCGCAGGCGTCCGGGATGACGCCCTCCTGCTCGAACGGCGCATCGAGCGCACCGGCGACGGCCGGGCGCACGCGCTCCTCGGCCACTGGCTGTACTTCCACCGCCGCTATGAGGAGGCGATCCACCACCTGGAGCGCGCTGTCGAGCAGGACGCCGGCGACGCGGTGTCGCTGCGGGGACTCGGCCTCGCCGCCTACAACGTGCAGGGCCGGCCCGACGAGGCCGTCCGCCGCTACCGGCAGGCAGTGCAGGCCGCGCCCGGCGACGCCAAACTGCGCTACGAGGCCGACCAGCTCGCGCGCCGGGTGGGCGCATCTCCGCAGGACCGGCTCGACGCACTGGCCGACGCCGCCGACCTCATCGCCGAGCGCGACGACCTGGCGCTCGCGTACGCCGAGCTGCTGGTGCTCGTCGGCCGGCACGAGGAGGCGGCCGCCCTGCTCTCGGCGCGGCGCTTCAGCCCCTGGGAGGGCGGCGAAGGCGAGACCATCCGGGTGTGGACGCTGGCCCAGCGCGCGATCGCGGGCGAGGCGCTCGCGCTGGGCGACCCGGGCCGCGCGGTCGCCGCGCTGGCGAAGGCCGTCGACGTCCCCGCCTCGCTCGGGGAGGCTCCGCATCCGCTGGCCAACCGGTCCGACCTCCTGCTGGCGTTCGGCGACGCGAGTCAGGCCGCAGGGCTGACGTCGGCTGCCGAGGACGCCTGGCGGGCGGCGGCGAGCAGCGCGGGCGACTTCACGACGATGTCGGCCGTGCCGCACTCCCCGATGACGTACTACTCGGTTCTCGCCGCGCGGCGCCTCGGCGACCTGGACCGGGCGGCCAGGCTCACGGCGGAATTCGCGGACTATGTGGAGGCCGCGCGCCGGCAGCACGCCACGATCGACTACTTCGCGACCTCCCTGCCGACCATGCTGATCTTCACGGAGGACGTCGAACAGACCCACCGCGAGCTGATCGCGGTCATGGACGCCGAGCTCGCCCTCCTCGACGGCGCCGCCGCCCGCGCCGCCGCGACGCTGACAGAGCTCGCCGACCGCGACCCGGCCGCGCCGCTTGTGCGCGAGCTGCTCGCGGAGGCGGAGAGCGCGTACGTCAACTGA
- a CDS encoding nuclear transport factor 2 family protein, with translation MSEQEVLAAVDRIVDDFGNHRRDAYFSGFADDASFVLHTHPVRLESRAEYEAAWDGWERDGFQVLACRSTGRRVQFAGDDVAIFTHDVETELAEGDGRTTVRERETIVMQRRDGAWTCVHEHLSPCEAPDAEE, from the coding sequence ATGAGCGAGCAGGAGGTCCTCGCCGCGGTCGACCGGATCGTCGACGACTTCGGCAACCACCGCCGCGACGCCTACTTCTCCGGCTTCGCCGACGACGCCAGCTTCGTCCTGCACACCCACCCCGTGCGACTGGAGTCGCGCGCCGAGTATGAGGCGGCCTGGGACGGCTGGGAGCGCGACGGCTTCCAGGTGCTCGCCTGCCGCTCGACCGGGCGGCGCGTGCAGTTCGCGGGCGACGATGTCGCGATCTTCACGCACGACGTGGAGACCGAACTCGCCGAGGGCGACGGTCGCACGACCGTGCGGGAGCGCGAGACCATCGTCATGCAGCGCCGCGACGGCGCGTGGACATGCGTGCACGAGCACCTGTCGCCGTGCGAGGCCCCCGATGCAGAGGAGTGA
- a CDS encoding cytosine permease, whose product MSDDDVTAALNPRPKITEVEAHGIDTIPDADRTSNWLDLARIQFGGVNTFATILLGTFPIALGLSFWQAVAATVLGVAVGIAFLAPMALFGPKTGTNNAVSSGALFGVRGRIVGSFLSLLTAIAFYSISVWVSGDAIVGALTRLAGVPDSIGLRLGIYAIIGLIVIVVVIYGYQFMLLVNKVAVFANTALILLAVVAYSGVFDAGYDPGTKALAIGGAFWPTFIAAALIVMANPISFGAFLGDWSRYIPRATKPRKLIGATILGQGLGLIPLLFGVATATLVVGKADYVVSLIHVSPLWYALLLLVVAFIGGLSTGTTSLYGTGLDFSSVVPRFSRVQATIFIGTIAFLFILVGRLVFDLLGTVNAFVGAIVVTTTPWMVIMTIGYVVRRGFYDPSDLQVFNRGETGGRYWFAAGVNWRGMTAWIVAAVVGLLFADYPPIIVGPFSGLAGGIDLSLLSSVVVAGVLYGALLAIFPEPRYVFGPDGPRGVRSADAVVPAIHLDERSAAARAHARRAKGQRLDGHTFEQEAGA is encoded by the coding sequence ATGTCCGACGACGACGTCACCGCTGCACTGAACCCCCGCCCGAAGATCACCGAGGTCGAGGCGCACGGCATCGACACCATCCCCGACGCCGACCGCACCTCCAACTGGCTCGACCTGGCCCGCATCCAGTTCGGCGGCGTGAACACGTTCGCCACCATCCTGCTCGGCACCTTCCCCATCGCGCTCGGGCTGTCGTTCTGGCAGGCCGTGGCCGCCACGGTGCTCGGCGTCGCCGTCGGCATCGCGTTCCTGGCTCCGATGGCGCTGTTCGGGCCGAAGACCGGGACGAACAACGCCGTCTCCTCCGGCGCCCTGTTCGGCGTGCGCGGCCGGATCGTCGGCTCGTTCCTGTCGCTGCTGACCGCCATCGCGTTCTACTCGATCTCGGTGTGGGTCTCCGGCGACGCCATCGTCGGCGCGCTGACCCGGCTCGCCGGGGTGCCCGACTCGATCGGGCTGCGGCTCGGCATCTACGCGATCATCGGCCTGATCGTGATCGTCGTGGTGATCTACGGCTACCAGTTCATGCTGCTGGTCAACAAGGTCGCGGTCTTCGCGAACACCGCCCTCATCCTGCTCGCCGTCGTGGCGTACTCCGGGGTGTTCGACGCCGGCTACGACCCCGGCACGAAGGCGCTGGCGATCGGAGGCGCGTTCTGGCCGACCTTCATCGCCGCGGCGCTCATCGTCATGGCCAACCCGATCTCGTTCGGCGCGTTCCTCGGCGACTGGTCGCGCTACATCCCGCGGGCGACCAAGCCGCGCAAGCTGATCGGCGCGACCATCCTCGGCCAGGGTCTCGGGCTCATCCCGCTGCTGTTCGGCGTCGCCACCGCCACCCTCGTGGTCGGCAAGGCGGACTACGTGGTCTCGCTCATCCACGTCTCGCCGCTCTGGTACGCGCTGCTGCTGCTCGTGGTGGCGTTCATCGGCGGCCTGTCGACCGGCACGACCTCCCTCTACGGCACCGGCCTGGACTTCTCGTCCGTCGTCCCGCGGTTCAGCCGGGTGCAGGCGACGATCTTCATCGGCACCATCGCGTTCCTCTTCATCCTGGTCGGGAGGCTCGTGTTCGACCTGCTCGGCACCGTGAACGCCTTCGTCGGCGCGATCGTCGTCACGACGACCCCGTGGATGGTCATCATGACCATCGGGTACGTCGTGCGGCGGGGCTTCTACGACCCGTCCGACCTCCAGGTGTTCAACCGCGGCGAGACCGGCGGCCGGTACTGGTTCGCGGCGGGTGTGAACTGGCGCGGGATGACGGCATGGATCGTCGCCGCTGTCGTCGGACTGCTGTTCGCCGACTACCCGCCGATCATCGTCGGGCCGTTCAGCGGCCTGGCCGGCGGGATCGACTTGAGCCTCCTGTCGAGCGTGGTCGTGGCCGGCGTCTTGTACGGGGCGCTGCTCGCGATCTTCCCGGAGCCGCGCTACGTGTTCGGCCCGGACGGCCCTCGCGGCGTGCGCTCGGCCGATGCGGTCGTGCCGGCCATCCACCTGGACGAGCGGTCGGCCGCGGCCCGCGCCCACGCGCGCCGGGCGAAGGGGCAGCGGCTGGACGGGCACACCTTCGAGCAGGAGGCCGGCGCATGA
- a CDS encoding L,D-transpeptidase, with amino-acid sequence MRRTARAVAAVAGSVVLIVGAGALAITLSGPAGSTALPSRSIAAPAASTPARPAPPAAPAAQAPVPPVLSPAQVAALAPADYRAVIPGLLPAPPTATWMSVFHLQADTPLFGADRTAPIARFESRDFLGEPSVVVRVAVDGPWSLVLVPSRQILPSQAGAGRSAPAQSAGWLPTSALTSDTTVQNRIVVSVSAQSLTITDAAGRPEQTFSVGVGAQGTPTPVGVTGYLEARYLDPAQGQRVHRIQLTSLHATVADEPYGGTDGGLIGIHFESVSTGAVSHGCVRLGAEAIAAVDALALGTPIIIVA; translated from the coding sequence ATGAGGCGCACGGCGCGCGCCGTCGCCGCCGTCGCCGGCTCCGTCGTTCTCATCGTCGGAGCCGGCGCGCTCGCGATCACCCTTTCCGGGCCGGCCGGGTCCACTGCGCTGCCGTCCCGGTCGATTGCGGCCCCCGCGGCCTCGACCCCCGCTCGGCCCGCTCCGCCGGCCGCCCCGGCAGCGCAAGCCCCCGTCCCTCCGGTCCTCAGCCCTGCGCAGGTGGCCGCTCTCGCGCCGGCGGACTACCGGGCCGTGATCCCGGGGCTTCTGCCCGCGCCGCCCACCGCGACCTGGATGTCGGTCTTCCACCTGCAGGCCGACACCCCGCTGTTCGGAGCCGACCGGACAGCTCCGATCGCCCGATTCGAGTCACGAGACTTCTTGGGCGAGCCGTCCGTTGTGGTCAGGGTCGCCGTCGACGGGCCGTGGTCGCTCGTCCTGGTGCCGAGCAGGCAGATCCTGCCCTCGCAGGCTGGAGCGGGGCGGTCGGCGCCGGCTCAGAGCGCCGGGTGGTTGCCCACGAGCGCGCTGACCTCCGACACCACCGTGCAGAACCGGATCGTCGTCTCAGTCTCGGCTCAGTCCTTGACGATCACCGATGCTGCCGGCCGACCGGAACAGACGTTCTCGGTGGGTGTCGGCGCCCAAGGAACACCGACACCTGTCGGAGTGACCGGCTACCTCGAGGCGCGCTACCTGGACCCCGCTCAAGGTCAGCGCGTGCACCGGATCCAGCTCACCTCCTTGCACGCGACGGTCGCGGACGAGCCGTACGGCGGCACGGACGGCGGGCTCATCGGCATCCACTTCGAGTCCGTGTCCACGGGAGCCGTCTCTCACGGTTGCGTCCGTCTCGGTGCGGAAGCCATCGCAGCCGTCGACGCGTTGGCGCTCGGAACCCCGATCATCATCGTCGCCTAG
- a CDS encoding AraC family transcriptional regulator — MLIPDGFPGQRMLVLPRPRVREFLQQPGTTRLVVTDSGYFPKADSHGRRRTTPIAQAIVIACVEGSGWCETEAGRFPVHQGQVVVIPPRQPHAYGADVDNPWTLWWFHAAGPDVEPFLAAAGMTAENPVRRPRDLYPVVSLMSEVLAWTERDSTTTSLNAAAGAAWHALTLLASERSRTDEAGDVIDHATEYLRAHIADRVTVPELAAMASLSTSHFSALFKRHVGYPVLQYQTMLRMSRARELLDTTSATVAAIAAEVGYPDSFYFARQFKKVHGMTAREYREQHKG; from the coding sequence GTGCTCATCCCCGACGGATTCCCCGGCCAGCGCATGCTGGTCCTTCCCCGTCCGCGCGTCCGCGAGTTCCTCCAGCAGCCGGGAACGACGCGACTCGTCGTGACGGACAGCGGATATTTCCCGAAGGCGGACTCCCACGGACGCCGCCGGACCACGCCGATCGCGCAGGCCATCGTGATCGCCTGCGTCGAGGGATCGGGCTGGTGCGAGACCGAAGCTGGACGATTCCCCGTACACCAGGGGCAGGTCGTCGTGATCCCGCCACGGCAGCCGCACGCGTACGGGGCCGACGTGGACAATCCGTGGACGCTGTGGTGGTTCCACGCCGCCGGGCCCGATGTGGAGCCGTTCCTGGCCGCCGCCGGCATGACCGCGGAGAACCCCGTCCGCCGGCCCAGGGACCTCTATCCGGTCGTCTCGCTCATGTCGGAGGTGCTGGCCTGGACGGAGCGCGACAGCACCACGACGAGCCTCAACGCCGCCGCCGGCGCCGCCTGGCACGCGCTCACCCTGCTGGCCTCCGAGCGGTCGCGCACGGACGAGGCGGGCGATGTGATCGACCACGCCACCGAGTACCTCCGGGCGCACATCGCCGACCGGGTGACCGTTCCCGAGCTCGCGGCGATGGCCTCCCTCAGCACGTCGCACTTCAGCGCGCTGTTCAAGCGGCATGTCGGCTATCCGGTGCTGCAGTACCAGACCATGCTGCGGATGTCGCGCGCCCGCGAGCTGCTCGACACCACGTCCGCGACGGTGGCCGCCATCGCGGCGGAGGTCGGCTATCCGGACTCGTTCTACTTCGCCCGCCAGTTCAAGAAGGTGCACGGGATGACGGCACGGGAGTACCGGGAGCAGCACAAGGGCTGA
- a CDS encoding helix-turn-helix domain-containing protein, with protein sequence MRPMPLEPADRRVAIGPRLRAARRAQQLTIDEVAQITGLTKGFLSRVERDMTSPSVSSLISLCDVLSIPVGSLFEEPDVQLVPAGTGAKVNLGGVETEERLLSPRTESRVQVIRSVIRTGGHGGEELYAVAADVDVLHVLRGEIEVRFSDREWQLGPGDSLTFSGHEPHSWRVLTDDGAEVLWVLVPALWSA encoded by the coding sequence ATGCGCCCGATGCCCCTCGAACCCGCCGACCGCCGCGTGGCCATCGGCCCGCGGTTGCGCGCGGCGCGCCGGGCGCAGCAGCTCACGATCGACGAGGTCGCGCAGATCACCGGCCTGACCAAGGGCTTCCTCTCCCGGGTCGAGCGCGACATGACCTCCCCGAGCGTCTCGTCGCTGATCAGCCTGTGCGACGTCCTCTCCATCCCGGTCGGCTCGCTGTTCGAGGAGCCCGACGTCCAGCTCGTCCCCGCGGGCACCGGCGCGAAGGTCAACCTCGGCGGCGTGGAGACGGAGGAGCGCCTGCTCTCGCCGCGCACGGAGTCGCGGGTCCAGGTCATCCGCTCCGTCATCCGGACCGGGGGCCACGGCGGCGAGGAGCTCTACGCGGTGGCCGCGGACGTCGACGTGCTCCACGTCCTGCGCGGCGAGATCGAGGTGCGCTTCTCCGACCGGGAGTGGCAGCTCGGCCCCGGGGACAGCCTCACCTTCAGCGGCCACGAGCCGCACAGCTGGCGCGTGCTCACCGACGACGGCGCCGAGGTGCTCTGGGTGCTCGTCCCCGCGCTCTGGAGCGCCTGA
- the speB gene encoding agmatinase, whose translation MPQNVGPIDSSRTPRYAGRDGFARLPRLEQVGRADIVVAGVPFDTGVSYRPGARFGPNHIREASRLLRPYNPALDVSPFELTQVADAGDIAVNPFDIAEAIETIQSAAYDLTADGTRLVTLGGDHTISLPLLRAAAERHGPVALLHFDAHLDTWDTYFGAEFTHGTPFRRAVEEGILDTEALSHVGTRGPLYGKKDLDDDHRFGFGIVTSADVYRQGVDEVVAKLRDRIGDRPLYLSIDIDVLDPAHAPGTGTPEAGGVTSRELLEIIRGFVGLNLIGADVVEVAPAYDHAELTGVAASHLAYDLVSLLALRHRDTASPLSR comes from the coding sequence ATGCCGCAGAACGTCGGCCCCATCGACTCGTCGCGCACACCCCGCTACGCCGGCCGCGACGGCTTCGCCCGGCTGCCGCGCCTCGAGCAGGTGGGCCGCGCGGACATCGTCGTGGCGGGCGTCCCGTTCGACACCGGCGTCTCCTACCGGCCCGGTGCGCGCTTCGGGCCGAACCACATCCGGGAGGCCTCCCGCCTGCTCCGCCCGTACAACCCGGCGCTCGACGTCTCGCCGTTCGAGCTGACGCAGGTCGCCGACGCCGGCGACATCGCCGTCAACCCGTTCGACATCGCGGAGGCGATCGAGACCATCCAGTCGGCGGCCTACGACCTCACCGCCGACGGGACGCGCCTGGTCACCCTCGGCGGCGACCACACCATCTCCCTCCCGCTGCTGCGCGCCGCGGCCGAGCGGCACGGCCCGGTCGCCCTCCTGCACTTCGACGCGCACCTCGACACCTGGGACACCTACTTCGGCGCCGAGTTCACGCACGGTACGCCGTTCCGCCGGGCGGTCGAGGAGGGCATCCTCGACACCGAGGCGCTCAGCCACGTCGGCACCCGCGGCCCGCTCTACGGCAAGAAGGACCTCGACGACGACCACCGCTTCGGCTTCGGCATCGTCACGAGCGCCGACGTCTACCGGCAGGGCGTGGACGAGGTCGTGGCGAAGCTGCGCGACCGCATCGGCGACCGTCCGCTCTACCTCTCCATCGACATCGACGTGCTCGACCCCGCGCACGCGCCGGGCACCGGCACCCCGGAGGCCGGCGGCGTCACCAGCCGGGAGCTGCTGGAGATCATCCGCGGCTTCGTCGGCCTCAACCTGATCGGCGCGGACGTCGTGGAGGTCGCCCCGGCCTACGACCACGCCGAGCTCACCGGCGTGGCGGCCTCCCACCTCGCCTACGACCTGGTGTCGCTGCTCGCGCTGCGACACAGGGACACCGCCTCCCCGCTCTCCCGCTGA
- a CDS encoding PspA/IM30 family protein has protein sequence MSDNTARMRNIFRIKTSRALDRMEDPREALDDSYDQQVRMLQEVRRGLAEVATARKRIELQGQELGARYQRLTQHAQEALNQGREDLARTALERRALLENRVTTLRDQHAALQKQQSQLEDNERRLAERIESFRVEKETMKATYTASQAQARANEVAAGISTQMNDTGASLNRAKDKIAQMQARAAATEELIATGALHDQSAPADSDLERQLSAGMTRADIERQLQSMKDADATTRDSVARDEDAWLSIGS, from the coding sequence ATGAGCGACAACACCGCGCGCATGCGCAACATCTTCCGCATCAAGACCTCACGCGCGCTCGACCGGATGGAGGACCCGCGCGAGGCCCTCGACGACAGCTACGACCAGCAGGTCCGGATGCTCCAGGAGGTGCGCCGGGGCCTCGCCGAGGTGGCGACGGCGCGCAAGCGCATCGAGTTGCAGGGCCAGGAGCTGGGCGCGCGCTATCAGCGGCTCACCCAGCACGCCCAGGAGGCCCTGAACCAGGGCCGCGAGGACCTCGCCCGCACCGCGCTGGAGCGTCGAGCGCTCCTCGAGAACCGGGTGACGACGCTGCGCGACCAGCACGCCGCCCTGCAGAAGCAGCAGTCGCAGCTCGAGGACAACGAACGTCGCCTCGCGGAACGGATCGAGAGCTTCCGCGTCGAGAAGGAGACGATGAAGGCGACCTACACCGCCTCGCAGGCGCAGGCGCGCGCCAATGAGGTCGCGGCGGGCATCAGCACGCAGATGAACGACACCGGGGCCAGCCTCAACCGGGCGAAGGACAAGATCGCCCAGATGCAGGCCCGGGCAGCGGCAACCGAGGAGCTGATCGCCACGGGCGCGCTCCACGACCAGTCGGCTCCGGCGGACTCCGACCTCGAACGGCAGCTCTCGGCCGGCATGACCCGGGCGGACATCGAGCGGCAGCTCCAGTCGATGAAGGACGCGGACGCGACAACGCGCGACTCGGTGGCCCGCGACGAGGACGCCTGGCTCAGCATCGGCAGTTAG
- a CDS encoding ABC transporter substrate-binding protein produces MTRKNTRWLMALGSAVAATALLAGCVSTSGQAQQAKSGPDASGPLILQSRFTDAEKGGLDKLVKDFNAKGEGQVKINTIPTTTFNQQLPSYLTAKNPPDVYTWYAGQATRDFADQNLLLDLSSVWKDHGSDFPSSLKTLSQDSSGKQVFVPTGYYWWGVYYFKSDFQKLGITPPKTWDEFLADSAKIKSQGVTPITAGLSDNAWLASAWFDYLDLRINGADFHLKLLSGKEKYDSPQVRKVMAAFKQVLPYFDPAVLGTNQNQAMSDFSQGKVAMYLLGAWAQPSVPADKQSDLGFFQFPTIDPSVPVAEEGPTDGFIASVKTDKPNLTKKFLDYVASPQAQTDLAASQQGTYLPANTKASLNLDALSKQGKDMLQSAKQVTQFYNRDAGDAQQTPADTALTSFIAHPENLDQILKDWDAASAKIRATS; encoded by the coding sequence ATGACCCGAAAGAACACCCGATGGCTGATGGCGCTCGGCAGCGCCGTCGCCGCGACGGCGCTGCTCGCGGGCTGCGTCTCCACGTCGGGCCAAGCGCAGCAGGCCAAGAGCGGCCCGGACGCCTCCGGACCCCTGATCCTGCAGTCCCGCTTCACCGACGCGGAGAAGGGCGGCCTCGACAAGCTGGTGAAGGACTTCAACGCCAAGGGCGAAGGCCAGGTCAAGATCAACACCATCCCGACCACCACCTTCAACCAGCAGCTCCCGTCCTACCTCACCGCCAAGAACCCGCCGGACGTCTACACCTGGTACGCAGGACAGGCCACGCGCGACTTCGCCGACCAGAACCTCCTGCTCGACCTGTCGAGCGTGTGGAAGGACCACGGCAGCGACTTCCCGTCCTCGCTCAAGACCCTCAGCCAGGACTCGTCCGGCAAGCAGGTCTTCGTTCCGACCGGCTACTACTGGTGGGGCGTCTACTACTTCAAGAGCGACTTCCAGAAGCTCGGCATCACCCCGCCGAAGACGTGGGACGAGTTCCTCGCCGACTCCGCGAAGATCAAGAGCCAGGGCGTGACCCCGATCACGGCAGGGCTCAGCGACAACGCCTGGCTCGCCTCCGCGTGGTTCGACTACCTGGACCTGCGCATCAACGGCGCGGACTTCCACCTGAAGCTGCTCTCGGGCAAGGAGAAGTACGACAGCCCGCAGGTGCGCAAGGTGATGGCCGCGTTCAAGCAGGTGCTCCCGTACTTCGACCCCGCGGTGCTCGGCACCAACCAGAACCAGGCGATGAGCGACTTCTCGCAGGGCAAGGTCGCCATGTACCTGCTCGGCGCGTGGGCACAGCCGTCGGTCCCGGCCGACAAGCAGAGCGACCTCGGGTTCTTCCAGTTCCCGACGATCGACCCCTCGGTGCCGGTCGCCGAGGAGGGCCCGACCGACGGGTTCATCGCCAGCGTGAAGACGGACAAGCCGAACCTGACGAAGAAGTTCCTCGACTACGTCGCCAGCCCGCAGGCCCAGACGGACCTCGCGGCGAGTCAGCAGGGCACCTACCTGCCGGCGAACACCAAGGCGTCGCTGAACCTCGACGCGCTCTCCAAGCAGGGCAAGGACATGCTGCAGTCCGCCAAGCAGGTCACGCAGTTCTACAACAGGGACGCGGGTGACGCCCAGCAGACACCGGCCGACACCGCGCTGACCAGCTTCATCGCCCACCCGGAGAACCTGGACCAGATCCTGAAGGATTGGGACGCGGCCTCCGCCAAGATCCGGGCGACTTCGTGA